The proteins below come from a single Afipia sp. P52-10 genomic window:
- a CDS encoding phosphatidylcholine/phosphatidylserine synthase, with protein MTGRQADSPPAPVAIRARAFAVHLLTALGAGLAFMALMAAVRGHWPAMFAWLGIALVVDAIDGPLARRLKVAQTLPNWSGDTLDLVVDFTTYVFVPAYAIAASGLLVPHLAPLAGIAIVISGALYFADLRMKTADNHFRGFPTLWNVAAFYLFLLRPSPWTATAVMALLVAATFLPIHVMHPVRTERLRVLNISLVVLGAALAAIAVMNDFYVSTPVTAVLCAIAAYVMLSDPIIRLIAKARR; from the coding sequence ATGACTGGGCGGCAAGCAGATTCTCCCCCGGCGCCGGTGGCGATCCGCGCCCGCGCGTTCGCCGTGCATCTGCTGACGGCGCTGGGCGCGGGGTTGGCGTTCATGGCGCTGATGGCGGCGGTTCGCGGCCACTGGCCGGCGATGTTCGCCTGGCTCGGCATTGCGCTCGTCGTCGATGCGATCGATGGACCGCTGGCGCGGCGGCTGAAGGTGGCGCAGACCTTGCCGAACTGGTCGGGCGACACCCTGGATCTCGTGGTCGATTTCACCACTTATGTCTTCGTGCCGGCCTATGCGATCGCCGCAAGCGGCCTTTTGGTGCCGCATCTCGCGCCGCTGGCTGGCATCGCCATCGTCATCTCCGGCGCACTGTACTTCGCCGACCTGCGGATGAAGACGGCAGACAATCATTTCCGCGGCTTCCCCACGCTGTGGAACGTTGCGGCGTTCTACCTGTTCCTGCTGCGCCCATCGCCCTGGACCGCGACGGCTGTGATGGCCTTGTTGGTTGCAGCGACCTTCCTGCCGATCCACGTCATGCATCCGGTGCGGACCGAGCGCTTGCGCGTCCTCAACATCAGCCTGGTCGTGCTGGGTGCCGCACTCGCCGCCATCGCCGTCATGAACGACTTCTATGTGTCTACACCGGTGACCGCCGTGCTCTGCGCGATCGCGGCCTATGTGATGCTGAGCGACCCGATTATCCGACTGATTGCGAAGGCGAGGAGATGA
- a CDS encoding UbiH/UbiF family hydroxylase, with translation MDSSVTTETDVAVIGGGPAGLTTAIALARRGVRTVLVARLAPYADNRTTALLHASVAVLEELGAWEACRNAAAPLRTMRLVDDTGRLIRAPELHLDCNEIGLDAFGYNIENRILVETLERRATDLPALTRIDENAASIEPSEHNVTVRTQQGRTLHVRLAVGADGRNSICREAAQIGVRKRALDQSALTLNIEHTRPHDAISTEFHTAHGPCVFVPLPGNRSSVVWVMRPEDAEWRGALDDDALAREVERQAHHHLGALRVGPTRHVFPLGIEQADRIAAHRIALVGEAAHVLPPIGAQGLNLGLRDAADIGAIAADALLLEQDPGSPATLQRYERKRRLDIQGRIAVVDFANRTLLSDFLPAQALRAAGMQALAWSGPMRRFIMRQAIAPLFAAGQNRDAR, from the coding sequence ATGGACAGTTCTGTGACAACGGAAACCGATGTTGCGGTGATCGGCGGCGGCCCCGCCGGTTTGACGACAGCGATTGCGCTGGCGCGCCGGGGCGTGCGGACCGTACTGGTCGCCCGCCTCGCCCCCTATGCCGACAACCGGACCACCGCGCTGCTGCACGCCTCGGTGGCGGTGCTGGAGGAACTCGGCGCCTGGGAGGCTTGCCGCAATGCAGCAGCGCCGCTGCGGACGATGCGGCTGGTGGATGACACCGGACGCTTGATCCGTGCTCCGGAACTCCATCTCGACTGCAACGAGATCGGCCTCGACGCATTCGGCTACAACATTGAGAACCGCATCCTGGTCGAGACGCTGGAACGGCGGGCAACGGACCTGCCTGCCCTCACCCGCATCGATGAGAATGCGGCCAGCATCGAGCCGTCCGAACATAACGTGACAGTGCGTACCCAACAGGGCCGGACGCTGCACGTCCGCCTCGCGGTCGGCGCCGACGGCCGCAACTCGATCTGCCGCGAGGCGGCGCAGATCGGCGTGCGCAAACGCGCGCTCGATCAGTCGGCGCTGACGCTGAACATCGAGCACACCCGTCCACACGACGCGATCTCCACGGAATTTCATACCGCGCATGGGCCGTGCGTGTTCGTACCGCTGCCGGGCAACCGATCCAGCGTCGTCTGGGTGATGCGACCGGAGGATGCCGAGTGGCGCGGAGCGCTCGATGATGACGCGCTGGCCCGCGAGGTCGAGCGCCAAGCGCATCATCATCTCGGCGCGCTGCGGGTCGGTCCCACCCGCCACGTCTTTCCCCTCGGCATCGAGCAGGCGGACAGGATCGCAGCCCATCGCATCGCCCTCGTCGGCGAGGCCGCGCATGTGCTGCCGCCGATCGGCGCCCAGGGTCTCAATCTCGGCCTGCGCGATGCCGCCGACATCGGCGCCATCGCCGCCGATGCGCTGCTGCTGGAGCAGGATCCCGGATCACCGGCGACGCTGCAACGCTACGAGCGCAAGCGGCGGCTCGATATCCAGGGGCGCATCGCTGTGGTTGATTTCGCCAACCGCACACTGTTGTCGGATTTCCTGCCGGCGCAGGCGTTGCGCGCGGCCGGCATGCAGGCGCTGGCGTGGAGCGGCCCGATGCGCCGCTTCATCATGCGCCAGGCGATCGCGCCACTTTTTGCCGCCGGCCAGAACCGCGACGCGCGTTAG
- a CDS encoding AEC family transporter yields the protein MIDVLNLSLPYFGLIFIGFACGKFRRLPETGLAWLNFFLLYISLPALFFRILAKTPFEQLNNPPFVIATTCGTVLAFAAAAIAARLLGGRTAREAVMAGLAGGYGNIGYMGPGLALATFGTSAAVPVALIFCFDNIFLFSIVPMLMAVFGSDRRPLWPTVWHVAKQIAFHPLIVASWLGALAAAVHFNPPIAVDRTLEFLQNAAAPVALFALGVTVALRPFERVPWEVPGVVAVKLLLHPLMAFALLTLLGPFDPQWIATALLMASLPPALNAFIIARQYDTWVEAASTAVLLGTLVSVLTLTLIMWMLKSGLLGL from the coding sequence ATGATTGACGTCCTCAACCTCTCGCTTCCGTATTTTGGCCTCATCTTCATCGGCTTCGCTTGCGGCAAGTTCCGCCGATTGCCGGAAACGGGCCTGGCATGGCTCAATTTCTTTCTGCTCTATATTTCGCTACCGGCGCTGTTCTTCCGCATCCTTGCCAAAACCCCGTTCGAGCAACTGAATAACCCGCCGTTCGTGATCGCCACCACCTGCGGAACGGTGCTGGCCTTTGCCGCGGCCGCCATCGCCGCACGGCTCCTCGGCGGCCGCACCGCCCGCGAAGCGGTCATGGCTGGACTCGCCGGCGGTTACGGGAACATCGGCTATATGGGGCCGGGGCTAGCACTTGCCACATTCGGCACGTCGGCGGCTGTGCCGGTGGCGCTGATCTTCTGTTTCGATAACATTTTCTTGTTCTCGATCGTGCCGATGCTGATGGCTGTGTTCGGCTCGGACCGGCGGCCGCTGTGGCCGACCGTTTGGCACGTCGCGAAACAGATCGCGTTCCACCCGCTGATCGTGGCCTCATGGCTTGGCGCGCTTGCTGCCGCCGTGCATTTCAATCCGCCGATCGCGGTCGATCGCACGCTGGAATTCTTGCAGAATGCGGCAGCGCCGGTGGCGCTGTTCGCGCTAGGCGTGACGGTGGCGCTGCGGCCGTTCGAGCGGGTGCCGTGGGAGGTGCCGGGCGTCGTCGCGGTGAAGCTGCTGCTGCATCCGCTGATGGCGTTCGCGCTGCTGACGCTGCTCGGGCCGTTCGATCCGCAATGGATCGCCACCGCGCTGTTGATGGCCTCGCTGCCGCCGGCGTTGAATGCCTTCATCATCGCGCGCCAATACGACACCTGGGTCGAGGCGGCCTCGACCGCTGTGCTGCTCGGCACACTCGTTTCGGTGCTGACGCTGACGCTCATCATGTGGATGCTGAAGAGCGGGCTGCTCGGTCTCTAA
- the hspQ gene encoding heat shock protein HspQ, with the protein MKTRTAKFQIGQIVRHRVFAFRGVIFDIDPEFNNTEEWWLSIPEEVRPHKDQPFYHLLAENSESEYIAYVSEQNLLPDNSGEPVRHSQVSEIFIKDKSGGYRQRNPSLN; encoded by the coding sequence ATGAAGACACGAACCGCCAAATTTCAGATCGGGCAGATCGTCCGCCACCGGGTTTTCGCATTCCGGGGGGTGATCTTCGACATCGATCCGGAGTTCAACAACACCGAGGAGTGGTGGCTGTCGATCCCCGAGGAGGTGCGCCCTCACAAGGATCAGCCGTTCTATCACCTGCTCGCCGAGAACTCCGAGAGCGAGTACATCGCCTATGTCTCGGAACAGAATTTGCTGCCCGACAATTCGGGCGAGCCGGTGCGACATTCGCAGGTCTCCGAGATTTTCATCAAGGACAAATCCGGCGGCTACCGCCAGCGCAACCCGTCGCTGAACTGA
- a CDS encoding invasion associated locus B family protein encodes MNSRLLSALALPRGRVTAGLAAAALAFAMLPAAAQQPAQQPAPKAPPKAAPKAPAKKDAPPAAAQQQPAQQQPQAQQDQVQLIYSPWTKFCLKGQDANAKQVCFTGKDGRIESGQPVVAAVIIEPEGEPKKVLRVTLPLGMQLVHGTRIIIDQNQPQQSPYVICFANGCMSDYEATPEMLANLKKSQALIVQAINANGQPLTLPLPLTDFGKAYDGPPTDPKVFEEQQKKLQEELQKRAEEARKRLEAQQPANPAAK; translated from the coding sequence ATGAATAGCCGTCTCTTGTCCGCGCTGGCTTTGCCGCGTGGGCGGGTTACCGCCGGGCTCGCCGCCGCCGCTCTTGCTTTTGCGATGTTGCCCGCCGCTGCGCAGCAGCCGGCCCAGCAGCCTGCTCCCAAGGCCCCGCCGAAGGCGGCCCCGAAGGCCCCTGCCAAGAAGGACGCGCCGCCGGCCGCAGCCCAACAGCAGCCCGCCCAACAGCAGCCGCAGGCGCAGCAGGATCAGGTGCAGCTGATCTACTCGCCCTGGACCAAATTCTGCCTCAAGGGCCAGGATGCCAACGCCAAGCAGGTCTGCTTCACCGGCAAGGACGGCCGCATCGAATCAGGCCAGCCGGTGGTCGCCGCCGTGATTATCGAGCCGGAAGGCGAGCCGAAGAAGGTGCTGCGCGTGACGCTGCCGCTCGGCATGCAGCTCGTGCACGGCACCCGCATCATCATCGATCAGAACCAGCCGCAGCAGAGCCCGTATGTGATCTGCTTCGCTAATGGCTGCATGTCGGACTACGAGGCCACGCCGGAAATGCTGGCCAACCTGAAGAAGAGCCAGGCGCTGATCGTGCAAGCGATCAATGCCAATGGTCAGCCGCTGACGCTGCCGCTACCGCTCACCGATTTCGGCAAGGCCTATGACGGTCCGCCGACTGACCCGAAGGTGTTCGAGGAGCAGCAGAAGAAGTTGCAGGAAGAACTGCAGAAGCGCGCCGAAGAGGCCCGCAAGCGGCTGGAAGCGCAGCAGCCCGCCAACCCGGCGGCGAAGTAA
- a CDS encoding extracellular solute-binding protein — translation MHGEPAFPDATMPYVNPDAPKGGRLVFGVLGTFDSLNPMIVKGLALPQIRGYVVESLLARGHDEPFTLYALLAESIETDAERSYVTFRINPKARFSDGTPVTAEDVLFSRELLRTKGRPNHRLFYAKITKAEALDARTVRFDLTGANDRELPLIIGLMPVLPKHATDEATFEETSLTAPIGSGPYRVGHVRAGTSITLTRNPDYWGRDLPINRGMWNFDEVRFEFFRDANTAFEAYKRGLYDFRIETEPLRWATGYDVPALREGKLVKEELANGQPQPSDFLVFNTRRPQFADIRVREALTLLLDFAWINKNYFFGLYRRSGSYFPGSELAAYGRPASPAELTLLQPYMSRLRPDILDGSYKLPQYDASGRDREALRRALGLLADAGYQISGNVLKHRQTGEPFSFEIMVTTRDQERIALIFARDLKRAGITARIRVVDAVQFDQRRIAFDFDMIQNRWDQSLSPGNEQAFYFGSAAADANGSRNYMGVKSPAVDAMIEALLKTRDQADFVAAVRALDRALMSGFYVIPVFNVPSQWVSRWTRIQRPERTSLSGILPETWWQAPDARRP, via the coding sequence ATGCATGGCGAGCCCGCATTCCCCGATGCGACCATGCCTTACGTCAATCCGGACGCGCCGAAGGGCGGCCGGCTCGTGTTCGGGGTGCTCGGAACCTTCGACAGCCTCAATCCGATGATCGTCAAGGGCCTCGCCCTACCGCAGATTCGCGGCTACGTGGTGGAAAGCCTGTTGGCGCGCGGCCACGACGAGCCGTTCACGCTATACGCGCTGCTCGCCGAGAGCATCGAGACCGATGCCGAGCGCAGCTACGTTACCTTCCGCATCAATCCGAAGGCGCGCTTCTCCGACGGCACGCCGGTCACCGCCGAGGACGTGCTGTTCTCGCGCGAGCTGCTGCGCACCAAGGGGCGCCCCAATCACCGGCTGTTCTACGCCAAGATCACCAAGGCCGAGGCGCTCGATGCCCGTACCGTCCGCTTCGATCTCACCGGCGCCAACGATCGCGAGCTGCCGCTGATCATTGGCCTGATGCCGGTCCTGCCGAAGCACGCCACCGACGAAGCGACCTTCGAGGAAACCTCGCTGACGGCGCCGATCGGCAGCGGTCCCTATCGCGTCGGCCATGTCCGCGCCGGCACCAGCATCACGCTCACGCGCAATCCCGATTATTGGGGCCGCGACCTGCCGATCAATCGCGGGATGTGGAATTTTGACGAGGTCCGGTTCGAATTCTTCCGCGATGCCAACACCGCGTTCGAAGCCTACAAGCGCGGGCTGTACGACTTCCGGATCGAGACCGAACCGCTGCGCTGGGCGACCGGCTACGATGTCCCGGCACTGCGCGAGGGCAAGCTCGTGAAGGAAGAGCTTGCCAACGGCCAGCCGCAACCGTCCGACTTCCTGGTCTTCAACACGCGCCGCCCGCAATTCGCCGACATTCGCGTGCGCGAGGCGCTGACGCTATTGCTCGACTTCGCCTGGATCAACAAGAACTACTTCTTCGGCCTGTACCGCCGCTCGGGCAGCTATTTTCCAGGCTCCGAGCTTGCCGCCTATGGCCGGCCCGCGAGCCCGGCCGAACTCACGCTGCTGCAGCCCTATATGAGCAGGCTGCGGCCCGACATCCTCGACGGCTCGTACAAGCTGCCGCAGTACGACGCGTCCGGACGCGACCGCGAGGCGCTGCGGCGCGCGCTCGGTCTGCTCGCTGACGCGGGCTATCAGATCTCCGGCAACGTACTGAAACATCGTCAGACCGGCGAACCGTTCAGCTTCGAGATTATGGTGACGACCCGCGACCAGGAACGGATCGCCCTCATCTTCGCCCGCGATCTCAAGCGCGCCGGCATCACCGCCCGTATTCGCGTCGTCGATGCGGTACAGTTCGATCAGCGCCGTATCGCCTTCGATTTCGACATGATCCAGAACCGCTGGGACCAGTCGCTGTCGCCGGGCAACGAACAGGCCTTCTACTTCGGCAGCGCGGCCGCTGATGCGAACGGATCGCGCAACTACATGGGCGTCAAGAGCCCGGCTGTCGATGCGATGATCGAGGCCCTGCTCAAGACGCGCGATCAGGCGGATTTCGTCGCCGCCGTCCGCGCCCTCGACCGGGCACTGATGTCAGGCTTCTACGTGATCCCGGTTTTCAACGTGCCCAGCCAGTGGGTGTCGCGCTGGACACGCATTCAGCGGCCGGAACGGACCTCGCTCTCCGGCATCCTTCCCGAAACCTGGTGGCAGGCTCCAGATGCAAGACGGCCATAG
- a CDS encoding class I adenylate-forming enzyme family protein, whose protein sequence is MQDGHSFIAARPAPVQAPSLDQLFSRTAARRPEAQALVDPADKERVTGQPPRRLSYAEADVAVARLAAYFVEVGLPSGAIVAVQLPNTVEAVVTILAAMRAGLSVALLPQLWRQAELSDAINRIRARALVTMSRIDGVDHADLAMNAAAEAFSVRQVFSFGDNTPEGSVPLDYITFDEDRTPHLPDRGAERTSLITFDVLPDGLRAVPRTQAQVIAGGLAVMLDADIPAGTRIMSATMPSSFAGICASMVTWLLSGGRLALHHPFETDVLLSQIAHDRCALLVAPAPLALRLGETGAFADLPQLNQVIGLWRAPEQAATSSSWTYARSFIDLYAFGEAGLFAVPRDGEGTPAPVAPGARPLQGQGSAGVACEVFISDHGTVGMRGAMVPLAAYAAQRSSDLLLTRDKPDHVDTGYAARLDRRNGAICITAPPSGVLNVGGYRFLTNDLNTWAQRLPQGGMLTALPDRISGHRLAGRASDNARARAALAQLGLNPLMVEAFRERS, encoded by the coding sequence ATGCAAGACGGCCATAGCTTCATTGCTGCGCGCCCCGCGCCCGTTCAAGCCCCCTCGCTGGACCAACTGTTCAGCCGCACCGCCGCACGCCGGCCGGAAGCCCAGGCCCTCGTCGATCCCGCCGACAAGGAGCGCGTCACCGGCCAGCCGCCGCGCCGTCTGAGCTATGCCGAGGCAGATGTCGCGGTCGCCCGGCTCGCCGCCTATTTCGTCGAGGTGGGCCTCCCGTCGGGCGCGATCGTCGCCGTGCAACTGCCGAACACCGTGGAGGCGGTGGTGACCATCCTGGCGGCGATGCGCGCGGGCTTGAGCGTTGCGCTGCTGCCGCAGCTGTGGCGCCAGGCCGAACTGTCCGATGCGATCAACCGGATCCGCGCCCGAGCCCTGGTCACCATGAGCCGGATCGACGGGGTCGATCATGCCGATCTCGCCATGAACGCAGCCGCCGAAGCCTTTTCGGTGCGGCAGGTATTCAGCTTCGGCGACAACACGCCCGAAGGTAGCGTACCGCTCGATTACATCACCTTCGACGAGGACCGCACACCGCACCTGCCGGACCGCGGCGCCGAGCGCACCAGCCTGATCACCTTCGACGTGCTGCCGGACGGCTTGCGCGCGGTGCCGCGCACCCAGGCGCAGGTGATCGCCGGCGGCCTCGCCGTGATGCTCGATGCAGATATCCCGGCCGGCACCCGCATCATGTCGGCGACGATGCCGTCCAGCTTCGCCGGTATCTGCGCATCAATGGTGACGTGGCTGTTGAGCGGCGGTCGGCTCGCGCTGCACCACCCGTTCGAGACCGACGTGCTGTTGAGCCAGATCGCGCACGACCGCTGCGCGCTCCTGGTCGCGCCGGCCCCGCTCGCGCTGCGGCTCGGCGAGACCGGCGCCTTCGCCGATCTGCCGCAGCTCAATCAGGTGATCGGGCTGTGGCGCGCGCCCGAGCAGGCGGCCACCTCCTCCTCGTGGACTTATGCCCGCAGCTTCATCGATCTCTACGCATTCGGCGAAGCCGGGCTGTTCGCCGTGCCGCGCGACGGCGAAGGCACTCCCGCACCGGTCGCGCCGGGCGCGCGGCCGCTGCAAGGACAGGGCTCGGCAGGCGTCGCCTGCGAGGTCTTTATCTCCGATCACGGCACCGTCGGCATGCGTGGCGCGATGGTTCCGCTCGCCGCCTATGCCGCCCAGCGCAGCTCGGATCTGCTGCTGACCCGCGACAAACCCGATCACGTCGACACGGGCTATGCCGCCCGGCTCGATCGCCGGAACGGCGCGATCTGCATCACAGCCCCGCCATCCGGCGTGCTCAACGTCGGCGGCTATCGCTTCCTCACCAATGACCTGAACACCTGGGCGCAGCGCCTGCCGCAGGGCGGGATGCTGACGGCCCTGCCCGATCGGATCAGCGGCCATCGCCTGGCCGGCCGTGCCAGCGACAACGCCCGGGCTCGCGCAGCACTTGCACAATTGGGGCTAAACCCTTTGATGGTTGAGGCCTTTCGCGAGCGCTCCTGA